From a single Gadus morhua chromosome 3, gadMor3.0, whole genome shotgun sequence genomic region:
- the LOC115540415 gene encoding beta-2-glycoprotein 1, with product MAPLTLLLLCQVALYTIVTSKKACGRPPLSDGIDVSSLKSVYDVGEEVTLACEQGYTPSTPSPHKLACTPTQEWTATDLACTRRTCPIPRPLQDLVPGRTQVPFKTVLNYTCDEGYVMTGANESTCLADGTWSHPPPLCKAVSCALPKPPRDGRFVLDKAHTATSTMYGQGWTYECTPPKAPSFERGECLADGTATEPPVCRDISCPIPEGIPNGFLAFAVMRTHGYKGTVRYACNDHYVLDGQAENRCTNTGNWSTKPVCRAPCSVNIKRGRISYNGRKLWIADLKPNRVLHGERVLFYCKNKVQKCGYPVASTCNDGTLTLPECFEEPGKLEYTMRSKTLPSEINVCDANPSATPSSAAPA from the exons ATGGCTCCACTcactctcctgctgctctgccaAGTCGCCTTATACACAATAGTGACATCCAAAAAAG CATGTGGCCGACCGCCCTTGAGCGATGGCATCGATGTGTCCAGTCTGAAGAGTGTGTATGACGTTGGGGAGGAAGTGACCTTAGCGTGTGAACAGGGCTACACACCTTCTACTCCTTCCCCGCACAAGCTGGCCTGCACCCCCACCCAGGAATGGACGGCGACTGACCTAGCGTGCACAC GTAGAACCTGTCCTATCCCCAGGCCTCTGCAGGATCTTGTGCCGGGGAGAACCCAGGTTCCTTTCAAGACGGTGCTGAACTACACATGTGATGAAGG ATATGTCATGACAGGAGCCAATGAGAGCACATGTTTAGCTGACGGAACCTGGAGCCATCCTCCCCCGCTTTGTAAAG CAGTGAGCTGTGCACTACCAAAGCCGCCCCGAGACGGTAGGTTTGTGTTGGACAAGGCGCACACTGCGACCAGCACCATGTACGGGCAGGGTTGGACGTACGAGTGCACCCCACCCAAGGCTCCCAGCTTTGAGAGAGGGGAGTGCTTGGCCGACGGAACCGCAACGGAACCGCCCGTTTGTCGCG ATATCAGCTGTCCCATTCCTGAGGGGATCCCTAATGGCTTCCTCGCCTTCGCAGTCATGAGGACCCATGGCTACAAGGGGACGGTCAGGTACGCCTGCAACGACCACTACGTGCTGGACGGACAGGCAGAGAACCGCTGCACAAACACAGGGAACTGGTCCACTAAGCCTGTCTGCAGGG CCCCGTGTTCAGTCAACATCAAGAGAGGGCGCATCTCCTACAACGGCAGGAAGCTTTGGATTGCAGATTTGAAACCTAACAGGGTGCTCCACGGAGAGCGGGTGCTCTTCTACTGCAAGAACAAAGTGCAGAAATGTGGGTACCCAGTCGCCTCTACCTGCAATGATGGTACCCTGACGCTCCCCGAATGCTTTGAGG AACCAGGAAAGCTGGAGTACACCATGAGGTCGAAGACTCTGCCGTCGGAGATCAACGTGTGTGATGCCAATCCTTCTGCTACTCCGAGCTCTGCTGCCCCAGCCTAA